The stretch of DNA CCTGAGGCAGCTGGGCCGCTGTGTGTTGTCGTGTCCCGGCTGACGGCGCAAAAGGGGCTGGACCTGCTTTTGGATGCGTTGCCGGCGCTTTTGGACCGGGGCGGGCAATTGGCGCTGCTGGGGTCGGGTGATCCGGCGCTTGAGGCTGCCTTTGCCAGCTATGACCATCCCGGTGTTGCGGTCCGCATCGGCTATGACGAGGCGCTGTCGCACCGGATGATGGCGGGGGGCGATGCGATTTTGGTGCCATCGCGGTTCGAGCCGTGCGGGCTGACGCAATTGTACGGTCTGCGCTACGGTACGTTGCCTGTGGTCGCCCTGACCGGCGGGCTGGCCGATACCGTGATCCCGGCGACGCCTGCCACGATGGCAAAAGGGGTGGCGACGGGCCTGCAATTTCATCCGGTGACGGCGGATGCGCTCTCAAACGCGCTGATGCAGCTTTGTGACCTTTTCGAAACGCCCAAGCTGTGGTCAAAGATGCAGCGAAATGCGATGGCGCAGCCCGTGGGGTGGGCGCCGTCGGCTGCGGCCTATGCTGCGCTGTATGATGACTTGGTGAAGGCTGCCGAATGACACCATTCCAACTGAGCGCGGGCCGCCCCCACCCGTTGGGCGCCACGTTCGACGGCGAGGGCGTGAACTTTGCCGTGTTTTCCCAGCACGCGACCCGCGTGGTACTTTGCCTGTGCGACGCGCAGGGGCGCGAGGTGTACCTTGTCGACCTGGCCGAGCGCGAGGGGCATATCTGGCACGGCTACATCGCGGGCCTGCGTCCCGGTCAGCAATATGGCTACCGCGTGCACGGGCCTTGTGCCCCTGCCGAGGGGCACCGCTTCAACCCCTACAAGCTGCTCATGGACCCCTATGCCAAGCGGCTGAGCGGGCAGGTGCAGTGGCATGATGCGCTTTACGGCTACGAGATCGGGCACAAGGACAAGGACCTGAGTTTCGATGCGCGCGACAGTGCCGATTACATGCCCCGGTCTGTCGTGGTGGACCCGGCATTCACCTGGGGCCGGAATGAGCAGGTGCGGCTGGATACGCCGTGGTCCGACACGGTCATTTACGAGGCGCATGTCAAAGGGCTGACGGCGCAGCGCAAGGATGTGCCCCACGCGGGGCGGTTCCTGGGCATGGCGTCGGACCAGATGCTGGAACATCTGACTGATCTGGGTGTCACGGCCATCGAGCTACTGCCTGCGCAGGCCGCCGTTGATGACCGGTTTCTGGTGGACAAGGGGTTGAGCAATTATTGGGGCTACATGACCTACGGGTTCTTTGCACCTGAGCCCAAATACCTGAGTAACCATGATATTTCCGAGTTTCAGCAGATGGTGGCACGGTTCCATTCGGCCGGGATCGAGGTGATCATGGACGTGGTGTACAACCACACGGCCGAGGGCGATCAGCGTGGGCCGACACTGAGCTTTCGGGGCTTTGACAACGCGAGCTATTACCGGCTGGCGGATGACCCGCGTTACTATGTGGATGACACGGGCTGCGGCAACACGCTGGATCTGGATCATCCCTTCGTGTTGCGCATGGTGATGGATTCGTTGCGTTATTGGGTCGAGGTCATGCATGTGGACGGCTTCCGCTTTGATCTGGCGTCGAGCCTTGCGCGCACGTCGGGTGGGTTTGACCGGGACGGGCCGTTTTGCAGGGCCATCCGGCAGGACCCGGTGTTGAACAAGGTCAAGATGATTGCAGAGCCGTGGGACGTGGGGCCCGGTGGCTATCAGCTGGGCGCGTTCCCGTCGCCCTTTACTGAGTGGAATGACAAGTACCGCGATCACGTGCGCCGGTTCTGGCGGGGCGATGCCTGCATGATCCGCAAGCTGGCCGGGAACGTGACCGGTTCGGCGCTGCGCTTTGATCATGACGGGCGCCCGGCGACGTCGTCGATCAACTTTCTGACCGCCCATGACGGGTTCACATTGATGGATACCGTCAGCTACAATGAAAAGCACAACGCGGCCAATGGCGAGGGCAACCGCGACGGGCACGACCACAATTGTTCGGACAATTGCGGGGTCGAGGGCCCGACAAATGATCCACAGATCATGGCCCTGCGCGCGCAGCGGCGGCGCAACATGCTGGCCACACTGATGATGAGCCAGGGCACGCCGATGATCCTGGCGGGCGATGAGTTGGGCAACAGCCAGATGGGCAATAACAACGCCTATTGTCAGGACAACGAGATCGGCTGGGTCAACTGGGACGAAGCGGACCCGGATTTCCTGGCCTTCTGCCGTCAGATCATCGCGTTTCGCAAATCCAGCCCGATCCTGCGCCAGAAGCGGTTCTTGCACGCGGGCAAGCGGGCCGTCGATGGCAAGCCGGACGTGTTTTGGCGCAAGGCCGACGGCACCGCCATGGAAGAGGAAGACTGGCAGCGCGCCGAGTTGAAATTCCTCGGGGTCGAGATGCGGATGGCACGTGGGACGCCCGCATACGAGCCCCGGCTGGGTGCGATTTACCTGTTATTCAACGCAGGCGATGCGACCACAGCAACCCTGCCCGAGACGCTGCCGGGGCACCGGTGGCACCGGGTCATCGACACCTCTGGTCAGGTGCTGGCAGCGCCCAGGTCCGACGCCGTGTCTATCGCACCGAACAGTGTCGTGGCCCTTGAATTATGCGCTGTGGACGGAATGTCCGTGGGCGAAGAGATATTTGAAAACAGGAAGATCAAGGCATGACCATCCAAACCATTGAAACCAAACCGATTGACGGACAAAAACCGGGCACCAGCGGGCTGCGCAAGAAGACAGCCGTGTTCATGCAACCGGGGTATCTTGAGAATTATACGCAGGCCATTTTCGACGGGATTGGAGGCATTGGCGGCAAGACGCTGGTCGTCGGCGGTGATGGGCGGTATTTCAACGACGTGGCCATCGCGACGATCCTGCGCATGGCGGCGGCCAATGGGGCGGCCAAGTGCATCGTCGGACAGGGTGGGTTGCTGTCCACCCCTGCCGCATCGCACCTGATCCGCAAGCGTGGGGCCGATGGCGGTTTGATCCTGTCGGCAAGCCACAACCCGGGCGGCCCAAAGGCGGATTTTGGTCTGAAATACAACGGGCCGAACGGGGGGCCTGCGACCGAGGGCGTGACGGCCAAGATCTTTGCGCGCACCGAGGAGATTGACGCTTACCGCATTCTGGATGGCGGCGATGTGGATCTGGATGCGCTGGGCGACACTGCCTTGGCCGGCATGCAGGTCGAGATTGTGGATCCTGTGGCCGATTACGCCGACCTGATGGGGACGCTGTTTGACTTTGACGCTATTGCGGACCTGTTCCGCGGTGGGTTTCGGGTCTGTTTCGATGCCATGCACGCGATCACTGGCCCGTATGCCCACGAGATCCTTGAGAACAGGTTGGGCGCGCCTGCGGGCACTGTCATCAATGGCGTGCCGAGCCCCGATTTTGGTGGTGGCCACCCGGACCCGAACCCGGTTTGGGCCAAGGCGCTGATGGATGTGATGTATGCCGAGGACGCGCCCGACTTTGGCGCCGCGTCGGACGGCGATGGCGACCGCAACATGATCGTTGGCCAGCGCTGCTATGTCAGTCCGTCGGACAGTCTGGCACTGCTTGCGGACAAGGCCGATCTTGCGCCCGGCTATGCCGGAGGCCTGGCCGGCGTGGCGCGGTCCATGCCCACCTCTGCCGCCGCCGACCGCGTGGCCGAGGCCAAGGGTATGGCGCATTTCGAGACGCCAACCGGTTGGAAGTTCTTTGGCAACCTGCTGGATGCGGACAAGGTGACGCTGTGCGGTGAGGAAAGCGCCGGGACCGGGTCGAACCATGTGAGGGAAAAGGACGGGCTGTGGGCGGTTCTGCTGTGGCTGAACATTCTGGCGGCGACGGGCAAGTCGGTGGCCGACCTGATGGCGGATCATTGGGCGACCTACGGGCGCAATTACTACTCGCGCCATGATTACGAGGCGGTGGACAGTGCGGCGGCCAATGACCTGATCGCCAATCTGCGTGGGCGTCTTGGCGACCTGCCGGGGCAGACGGTCGGCAACCTCACCGTGTCAGGCGCGGACGAGTTTTCCTACGACGATCCGGTGGACGGCTCGACCTCGTCTGGCCAGGGCATCCGCATATTTTTCGAGGGCGGTGGACGGGTTGCGTTCCGGTTGTCGGGGACTGGGACGGACGGTGCGACGTTGCGCGTCTACCTTGAGCAGTTGGAGACAGCGCCGGGCGCTTTGGGCAAGGACCCGCAAGAAGCGTTGGCGGGCATCATCGCAGCAGCCGACGCGCTGGCCGAGATCAAGGTGCGCACAGGCCGCGATGGCCCTGACGTCATCACCTGATGTGACCAAGGGCGGCTAGTCCGCCGCCCGCTGCACCCCTTCGACGATGGCGGCGCGCAGTTTCTTTTCCAGCGTCTTCTGCTTGGCCTCGGAGTAGTATTTCAGGCCGAACATGTCCTTGACGTAGAAGGTATCGACCACCTGTTCGCCATAGGTCGCGATGACCGCGTTGGCGATATAGACGTTGGATGCCGCGAGTGTCCGCGTCAGATCGTGCAGCAGGCCGGGGCGGTCGCGGGTGTCGACCTCGATGATCGTGTAAATGTCGGACCCTTCGTTGTCGAAGGTGATATGGGTCGGGACCCTGAACGCCTTTTCGCGTTTCTTGACCTTGTCGCGGTCCTTGATCGCGTCGCGCGTGACAACCTCGCCCGCAAGTGTGCGTTCGATCATCTTGCGCAGGCGGGGCAGGCGTGCGGCGTCGTAGGGGTTGCCGTCGGCGTCCTGGATCCAGAAGGCATCGGTCACGAACCCATCGGATGTGGTGTAGCTGCGTGCGTCGACGATGTTGGCGCCGACGAGGGCCAGTGCTCCGGTGAGGCGGGCAAAGATGCCGGGATGGTCGGGCATGACGAAACAGGCGCGGGTGGCATCGCGGTCCTCGTCCGGGTGGAGGTCCATGACGATTTCGTTTTCGCCGATGTTCTTGAGCAGGTTGGCAAACACCAAATGGGCAGTGACGTGCAGCCCCTGCCAATAGGCATCGTAATGACGGGCAACTTCGGTTTGCACGTCCTTGCGTGCCCAGTCCGACAGTTCCGCACGCAGCGCCTTTTTCGCCTCCGCCCCGCGACCCGCACGGGTCAGCGCCTCCATCCCGTCCTCGAGCGCGCGGCGGGTCTGGCGGTAAAGTGCGCGGATCAGCACGGCCTTCCAGTTGTTCCAGGTGGTGGGGCCGACGCCGCGGATGTCGCAGACAGTCAGCACGCACAGCAGGTCGAGCCGTTTGACCGTCTGCACCGCCTTGGCAAAGTCGCGCACGGTGCGGGGGTCGGCGATGTCGCGTTTCTGGGCCATGTCAGACATCAGAAGGTGGTAGCGCACCAGCCATTCGACCGTATCCACCTCGTCCTGCTTCAGGCCGAGACGCGGGGCAATCTTGCGCACCATTTGCGCGCCCAGGATCGAATGGTCCTCCTCCCGCCCCTTGCCAATGTCGTGCAGAAGGAGTGCCACGTAGAGCACCTTGCGGTTTACGCCGTCCTTCAGGATGGATGAGGCGACGGGCAGGTCTTCTTCCAGCTCATCGCGTTCGATCATCGCAAGCTGGGCGATGCATTGGATGATGTGTTCGTCCACCGTGTAGGAGTGGTACATGTTGAACTGCATCATTGCGACGATGTGTTCAAACTCGGGGATGAAGGTGGCCAGCATCCCCAGCTCGTTCATCCGCCGCAAGGCCCGTTCCGGGTTGCCGTGTTTCAAGAGCAGGTCGAGAAAGATGCGCTGCGCCTCGGGGTCCTTGCGCATGCCATCATCGACAAGATCCAGATGCGACTTGATCAGTCGCATGGCGTCGGGGTGGATCAGCATGCCGGTGCGCAGCGCTTCCTCGAAAATGCGCAGGAGGTTCAGCTTGTCCGTCAGGAAAGCCGCGTCATCCTCGATCGCAAGTCGGTTGTTGATCACCTGATAACCCGCCTTGGCCCGCGGCTTGCGCTTGAACAGCCGGTCCAGCAGCGGCTCGGCCTTCAGGTGATCGGCCTCCAGCTTGGTCAGGAAGATGCGTGTCAGGTCGCCCACTTCGGTGGCGTGCAGGAAATAGTCCTGCATGAACCGTTCCACGCCGCGCCGTCCGGCCGCGTCCTCGTATCCCATCGCATCTGCCACGGTGACCTGCATGTCGAAGGTCAGTTGTTCTGTGGCCCGGCCCGACAGCAGGTGCAGATGGCAGCGTGTGGCCCAGAGGAAATCCTCTGCCGCGACGAAGGCGTCAAATTCCTCGTCCGTGAAGAGGCCCAGGGGGACAAGTTCGGCAGCGTCCTGCACCTTGTGGATGTATTTGCCGATCCAGAACAGCGATTGCAGGTCGCGCAGCCCGCCCTTGCCCTCTTTCACGTTGGGTTCAACCACGTAACGCTGGCCCTGACGGGTGTGACGCGCGTCCCGTTCGGCCAGTTTCGCCTCGATAAAGGCGCGTTCGCTGCCTTCGAAAAGGTCGGTGCGCAGCTTGGTATCCAGCTTGGTTGCGAGGGCCGCGTCGCCAAAGAGAAACCGGTGTTCCAGCATGGCGGTGCGGATCGTGAAATCTTCGGCCCCAAGGCGCAGGCAGTCCCGCACTGTGCGGCTGGCGTGGCCCACCTTCAGCTTGAGGTCCCATAGGATGTAGAGCGTGGACTCAATCACGCTTTCCGCCCAGGGCGTGATCTTGTAGGGGGTCAGGAACAGCAGGTCGACGTCGGAAAACGGCGCCATCTCGCCCCGGCCATAGCCGCCGACGGCCAGCACGGCGAGCCGTTCGCTGTTTGTGGGGTTCGGGTTGGGGTGCATGCGCGTCTGCGCGGTGTGCAGCGCGGCATCGACCAGGCAATCGGTCAGGTATGTGTACGACCGTGTCGTGGGCCGCGCCGCAAACGGTGCTGTGCGGAAGGCGGTTGCAATAGCATCCCGCCCCGCCTTTTGCGCGGCCTTCAGATGCGCCACGACCGCTTTACGGTCGGGGTTGCTGGCCATCAACGCATGGAAAGCGTCGCTATCGAAGATCTCGGTCGCGGCGCAAATCAGGTGTTGGTCGGGCGGGTCGGTTGCCTGAAGGGCGGTATTGTTCAAGGCGCTCTCCGTTTCGAGCGGCGGCAGAGTTAGAACCCTGCGCCGCCAAAGCCGCGTGGGGCTGGGTCGATCACGACGACTTTGTTGTCGCGCACTGTGGCCACGGCAAGCCCGCGTTCGTTCGTGCCGTCCTGGCGCAGCCGGAAGATGCCGGAGGCCCCCTGGAACCCGGACCCCTGGGTCAGCGCCGCGCCCGTCAGCGCCCCTGCGTTGCCCTGTGCGGCCAGGGCGCCGATCGCTGCAATCCCGTCAAAGGCCAGACCGGCCAGCGGGTGCGGGGCACTGCCATAGGCCGATTCGTATTGCGCCCGAAAGGCGCCCGCACGGTTCGGGTCAGGCAGCGCGAACCAGCCGCCCTGAATGCCCGGCAGGTCCAGCGTTTGGCGCGGGATGTCCCAGCGCGTCATGCCAATGAACTGCGTAGCGGCGGGGTTAACCCCGGTTTCGGGCAGAAGTTGTGAAAGCAAAGGCAGGCCACCTGCGGGGGCGGCTGTCAGGAACACGGCGTTTGCACCGGCATTATCGACCGCCGATTTGACCCGTGGCACGGCGGCGATCAGGCCCTGCTGCGACAGCGGGTAGTCCACCGTGCCCGTCACCGTTGCACCGCTGCGCGACGCGGCTTGCTGGATGGCGTTGCGCCCAAGCTGGCCTGCTACATCCTGTGCGTGCACCACGACGATGCGGTCCTTGCCTTGCCCGGCCGCATAGCTGACCAACCGGTCCGCTGTGTTGTTGAAGGTCGACCCCAGCACGAACACGTTGCCGCCCGCGATGGTCGTGTTGTTCGAAAAGGCCAGCACGTTCACATTTTGCGGGGCGACCGCGACCCCTGCGGCATTCGCAGCCTCGGCATAGAGCGGACCCAAAATGATCTGCGCGCCGTCATTCACCGCTTGGGCGGCCTGCGCGGCTGCCGTCTGTGCATTGCCTGCCGTGCCATAGACACGCAGGTCGATCTGTACCCCGCGCAGGTCGCGCATGGCGAGCCGGGCTGCATTTTCGAGGTTGTTTGCGAGCAGTTCGTCACTGGCCTGGCCCGATCCGCGTGGGACGAGAAGTGCAACAGGCACGGGTTGGGTCGTGTCAATCCGTGGCCCGCCTGCCGTGATGCCGCCAATGGCTGCCGGATCGCAGGCCGCGAGCGCAAGGGCGGCAAATGGCAAGACCGCCCGCCGCACCGACTTGCGCAGCGATTTGAAAAACGCAAACATGAACTGTCACTCCCATTGATGCAGGGCATGACATTGCCCCGCCCTGATATTTTGGGCGGATCATAGTGGTAAGGTGAGGCGGGTCCAGCTTTGAATCATATCAAGACGACGCTGCGCCCGGGGATCTGGTTTGTCGGTGTGCCTATCGGGACCGCGCGCGATATCACCTTGCGGGCGCTTGATGTGCTGGCCTCTGCCGATGTTCTGGCGGCCGAGGACACGCGCAGCCTGCGCAAGTTGATGGATATCCACGGCGTGCCGCTGGATGGCCGCCGTATCGAGGCGCTGCACGAGCATTCCAAGGAGACGCAGGTCGCGCGGCTTCTGGCGCGGGCGACGGAGGAGAGCGTGGCTTATGCGTCCGAGGCCGGGATGCCGCTGATCGCGGATCCGGGCTTTGAGCTGGCGCGCGCCGCGCGGGTGGCAGGTATCCCCGTGACATGCGCGCCGGGGCCGTCCGCCGTTCTCACCGCCCTTGTGCTCGGGGGATTGCCGACGGATGCCTTCCATTTTGGCGGCTTCCTGCCCGCGACGCGCAGTGCAAGACAGCGCGCGCTGGAGGGGCTGGCCGGGATCGCGGCCACGCTGGTGCTCTACGAATCGCCAAAACGTCTTGGTGCGCTTCTGTCCGATGCCACGGATCGACTGGGGGCAGAGCGCCCGGCGGCAGTGTGCCGGGAACTGACAAAACGCTTCGAGGATGTCAGGCGCGGGACGCTGGGTGAATTGGCAGAAGCCTATGCGCGCGAGACGCCAAAAGGGGAAATCGTTGTCCTGATCGGGCGAGGAGAGACGAAGGACGTTAAGGAAAAAGACATTGATCGTGCGCTACAGTCGGCGCTGAGTGATATGACGGTCAAAGATGCGGCGGCTTTTGTGGCCGAAAGCCTGGAACTGCCCAGGCGACGTGTCTACCAGCGCGCCTTGGACATGGCGCGCGATGTGAAACAGGGCGATGAGGCTGAATGATGGCGCGGCATGAACGGTTTTTGGATCCTGCACAGCCTGTCGATGCGCGTGCTTCGCGTGGCCGCACGGCGTATCTGGCCGGTCTGGCCGCCGAAGACATTGTCGCGCGGGCCTACCGCGCGGCCGCTTACTCGCTCGTCGCCGAACGCTGGCGCGGTCGTCGCGGCGAAATTGATCTGGTGTTTTCGACCGTGGTGGGGATCGTCATGGTCGAGGTGAAGGCCAGCAAGACGTTGTCCGCCGCTGCGGACCATTTGACCCCTGCGCAGGTCGCGCGCCTTTACGCGACGGCGGAAGAATACCTTGCCACGCTGCCGAACGGATCGTTGACGGACATCCGATTTGATGTGGCGCTGGTCGATCAGGCGGGTCGCTTGAACATCCACGAAAACGCGTTCGCCGGGTACATGTGACCGACGCGCACGCCGGTTTGCGCCCTCGTACAGTGCCTTGCCATTGCGCGCCCCGCCGCTCTGCGCCATCAAAGGCGCGGACGACAGCAGAGGTGTGCCATGAAGATTGCCTTTCAGATGGACCCGATCGGGGCGGTAAATATCAACGCAGACAGCAGTTTCCGCCTGGCCGAGGAGGCGCAGGCGCGTGGGCACAGCCTGTTTTTCTATTCGCCGGATCATCTGGCCTATCAGGAGGGGCGCATTACGGCGCGGGGCCATGACTTCACCGTGCAGCGGGTGCAGGGC from Tateyamaria omphalii encodes:
- a CDS encoding [protein-PII] uridylyltransferase translates to MNNTALQATDPPDQHLICAATEIFDSDAFHALMASNPDRKAVVAHLKAAQKAGRDAIATAFRTAPFAARPTTRSYTYLTDCLVDAALHTAQTRMHPNPNPTNSERLAVLAVGGYGRGEMAPFSDVDLLFLTPYKITPWAESVIESTLYILWDLKLKVGHASRTVRDCLRLGAEDFTIRTAMLEHRFLFGDAALATKLDTKLRTDLFEGSERAFIEAKLAERDARHTRQGQRYVVEPNVKEGKGGLRDLQSLFWIGKYIHKVQDAAELVPLGLFTDEEFDAFVAAEDFLWATRCHLHLLSGRATEQLTFDMQVTVADAMGYEDAAGRRGVERFMQDYFLHATEVGDLTRIFLTKLEADHLKAEPLLDRLFKRKPRAKAGYQVINNRLAIEDDAAFLTDKLNLLRIFEEALRTGMLIHPDAMRLIKSHLDLVDDGMRKDPEAQRIFLDLLLKHGNPERALRRMNELGMLATFIPEFEHIVAMMQFNMYHSYTVDEHIIQCIAQLAMIERDELEEDLPVASSILKDGVNRKVLYVALLLHDIGKGREEDHSILGAQMVRKIAPRLGLKQDEVDTVEWLVRYHLLMSDMAQKRDIADPRTVRDFAKAVQTVKRLDLLCVLTVCDIRGVGPTTWNNWKAVLIRALYRQTRRALEDGMEALTRAGRGAEAKKALRAELSDWARKDVQTEVARHYDAYWQGLHVTAHLVFANLLKNIGENEIVMDLHPDEDRDATRACFVMPDHPGIFARLTGALALVGANIVDARSYTTSDGFVTDAFWIQDADGNPYDAARLPRLRKMIERTLAGEVVTRDAIKDRDKVKKREKAFRVPTHITFDNEGSDIYTIIEVDTRDRPGLLHDLTRTLAASNVYIANAVIATYGEQVVDTFYVKDMFGLKYYSEAKQKTLEKKLRAAIVEGVQRAAD
- the glgX gene encoding glycogen debranching protein GlgX, whose amino-acid sequence is MTPFQLSAGRPHPLGATFDGEGVNFAVFSQHATRVVLCLCDAQGREVYLVDLAEREGHIWHGYIAGLRPGQQYGYRVHGPCAPAEGHRFNPYKLLMDPYAKRLSGQVQWHDALYGYEIGHKDKDLSFDARDSADYMPRSVVVDPAFTWGRNEQVRLDTPWSDTVIYEAHVKGLTAQRKDVPHAGRFLGMASDQMLEHLTDLGVTAIELLPAQAAVDDRFLVDKGLSNYWGYMTYGFFAPEPKYLSNHDISEFQQMVARFHSAGIEVIMDVVYNHTAEGDQRGPTLSFRGFDNASYYRLADDPRYYVDDTGCGNTLDLDHPFVLRMVMDSLRYWVEVMHVDGFRFDLASSLARTSGGFDRDGPFCRAIRQDPVLNKVKMIAEPWDVGPGGYQLGAFPSPFTEWNDKYRDHVRRFWRGDACMIRKLAGNVTGSALRFDHDGRPATSSINFLTAHDGFTLMDTVSYNEKHNAANGEGNRDGHDHNCSDNCGVEGPTNDPQIMALRAQRRRNMLATLMMSQGTPMILAGDELGNSQMGNNNAYCQDNEIGWVNWDEADPDFLAFCRQIIAFRKSSPILRQKRFLHAGKRAVDGKPDVFWRKADGTAMEEEDWQRAELKFLGVEMRMARGTPAYEPRLGAIYLLFNAGDATTATLPETLPGHRWHRVIDTSGQVLAAPRSDAVSIAPNSVVALELCAVDGMSVGEEIFENRKIKA
- a CDS encoding penicillin-binding protein activator is translated as MFAFFKSLRKSVRRAVLPFAALALAACDPAAIGGITAGGPRIDTTQPVPVALLVPRGSGQASDELLANNLENAARLAMRDLRGVQIDLRVYGTAGNAQTAAAQAAQAVNDGAQIILGPLYAEAANAAGVAVAPQNVNVLAFSNNTTIAGGNVFVLGSTFNNTADRLVSYAAGQGKDRIVVVHAQDVAGQLGRNAIQQAASRSGATVTGTVDYPLSQQGLIAAVPRVKSAVDNAGANAVFLTAAPAGGLPLLSQLLPETGVNPAATQFIGMTRWDIPRQTLDLPGIQGGWFALPDPNRAGAFRAQYESAYGSAPHPLAGLAFDGIAAIGALAAQGNAGALTGAALTQGSGFQGASGIFRLRQDGTNERGLAVATVRDNKVVVIDPAPRGFGGAGF
- a CDS encoding alpha-D-glucose phosphate-specific phosphoglucomutase, encoding MTIQTIETKPIDGQKPGTSGLRKKTAVFMQPGYLENYTQAIFDGIGGIGGKTLVVGGDGRYFNDVAIATILRMAAANGAAKCIVGQGGLLSTPAASHLIRKRGADGGLILSASHNPGGPKADFGLKYNGPNGGPATEGVTAKIFARTEEIDAYRILDGGDVDLDALGDTALAGMQVEIVDPVADYADLMGTLFDFDAIADLFRGGFRVCFDAMHAITGPYAHEILENRLGAPAGTVINGVPSPDFGGGHPDPNPVWAKALMDVMYAEDAPDFGAASDGDGDRNMIVGQRCYVSPSDSLALLADKADLAPGYAGGLAGVARSMPTSAAADRVAEAKGMAHFETPTGWKFFGNLLDADKVTLCGEESAGTGSNHVREKDGLWAVLLWLNILAATGKSVADLMADHWATYGRNYYSRHDYEAVDSAAANDLIANLRGRLGDLPGQTVGNLTVSGADEFSYDDPVDGSTSSGQGIRIFFEGGGRVAFRLSGTGTDGATLRVYLEQLETAPGALGKDPQEALAGIIAAADALAEIKVRTGRDGPDVIT
- a CDS encoding YraN family protein, whose translation is MMARHERFLDPAQPVDARASRGRTAYLAGLAAEDIVARAYRAAAYSLVAERWRGRRGEIDLVFSTVVGIVMVEVKASKTLSAAADHLTPAQVARLYATAEEYLATLPNGSLTDIRFDVALVDQAGRLNIHENAFAGYM
- the rsmI gene encoding 16S rRNA (cytidine(1402)-2'-O)-methyltransferase — protein: MNHIKTTLRPGIWFVGVPIGTARDITLRALDVLASADVLAAEDTRSLRKLMDIHGVPLDGRRIEALHEHSKETQVARLLARATEESVAYASEAGMPLIADPGFELARAARVAGIPVTCAPGPSAVLTALVLGGLPTDAFHFGGFLPATRSARQRALEGLAGIAATLVLYESPKRLGALLSDATDRLGAERPAAVCRELTKRFEDVRRGTLGELAEAYARETPKGEIVVLIGRGETKDVKEKDIDRALQSALSDMTVKDAAAFVAESLELPRRRVYQRALDMARDVKQGDEAE